A portion of the Pseudarthrobacter defluvii genome contains these proteins:
- a CDS encoding extracellular solute-binding protein, whose translation MPRFQVDPAEVDPRRTGTLPAAGPGRFNRRSFLGALGGAVFLAAAPTALTSCSGGSTPKATTSGSLADTVAKLVPAYKPLDLAKPDIPSVNGSTPGFTSIPSLVKSVTSTPGRGGTYTAMTPAWWAVPPALPQNSYYKAVNDRLGANINFQVNDGNAYADKVQTVLASPKDVPDWMVIPSWNLPPRFDQAAAGVFQDLSQFLAGDKVNKYPNLANIPTAAWKMGCFGGGLYGLPYPGALLSDAIFYRADLFEELGVAPPKSADEFRTTAKRLTDASKNRWACNDMWVGAQLIHGVVPKWKKVDGKLQNKFETDEYRAALEWTTKLFADGSVHPDAVAGNSQGKQRLESGSVLMSADGTGSWHESLARVLPSNPKFNLQPLDFFAPDGGKPTLYRAQPAAIFSFIKKTDLAKVEEMLALANFIAAPFGSEEQVLINNGVEGVHFTRDAQGVPQATAKGTEEVTSTYAFLVNPPIVNSMIQYPGLVKSQSEWEARQAPNVQEDIFFGMQIQEPAKFASLSKPFDDLAKDIVRGRKSMKDLDSELASWRSKGGDELRDFYAGFLA comes from the coding sequence ATGCCACGTTTCCAGGTTGATCCAGCAGAGGTTGACCCCCGCAGAACAGGGACTCTGCCGGCGGCCGGGCCTGGCCGTTTCAACAGGCGGTCATTCCTGGGCGCCCTCGGCGGCGCGGTCTTCCTGGCCGCCGCCCCCACGGCGCTGACCTCCTGCTCCGGAGGTTCCACACCCAAGGCGACCACCTCAGGCAGCCTCGCCGATACCGTGGCCAAACTGGTCCCGGCCTATAAGCCGCTCGATCTCGCCAAGCCGGACATTCCCTCAGTCAACGGTTCCACCCCCGGATTCACTTCCATCCCCTCCCTGGTGAAGTCCGTGACCAGCACGCCCGGCCGGGGCGGAACCTACACGGCCATGACGCCGGCCTGGTGGGCGGTACCTCCGGCGCTGCCGCAGAACAGTTACTACAAGGCTGTCAACGATCGGCTGGGGGCCAACATCAACTTCCAGGTCAACGACGGGAACGCCTACGCCGACAAAGTGCAGACGGTGCTGGCCTCACCCAAGGATGTCCCGGACTGGATGGTCATTCCGAGCTGGAACCTTCCGCCGCGCTTTGACCAGGCCGCCGCAGGAGTCTTCCAGGACCTGTCCCAATTCCTGGCGGGGGATAAAGTCAACAAGTACCCCAACCTGGCCAACATCCCCACCGCGGCCTGGAAGATGGGCTGCTTTGGCGGAGGGCTCTACGGACTGCCCTACCCGGGCGCCCTGCTCTCCGATGCCATCTTCTACCGCGCCGACCTTTTCGAGGAACTCGGAGTCGCCCCGCCCAAGTCCGCGGACGAATTCCGCACCACCGCGAAGAGACTGACAGACGCTTCCAAGAACCGCTGGGCCTGCAACGACATGTGGGTAGGAGCGCAGCTCATCCATGGCGTCGTCCCCAAATGGAAGAAGGTGGACGGCAAGCTCCAAAACAAGTTTGAGACTGACGAATACCGTGCCGCGCTTGAGTGGACCACCAAGCTCTTTGCGGACGGATCCGTTCATCCGGACGCAGTGGCAGGAAATTCACAGGGCAAGCAGCGTCTGGAGTCCGGGTCGGTGCTGATGTCCGCTGATGGAACCGGCTCATGGCACGAATCGCTGGCCCGGGTCCTGCCGTCGAATCCGAAGTTCAACCTGCAGCCACTCGATTTCTTCGCTCCCGACGGCGGAAAACCGACCCTTTACCGGGCCCAGCCTGCAGCCATCTTCAGCTTCATCAAGAAAACCGATCTCGCCAAGGTGGAGGAAATGCTCGCATTGGCGAACTTCATCGCCGCACCGTTTGGCAGTGAAGAACAGGTGCTCATCAACAACGGCGTTGAGGGAGTGCACTTCACCCGGGATGCACAGGGCGTACCGCAGGCAACGGCCAAGGGGACTGAAGAGGTCACCAGTACCTACGCATTCCTGGTCAATCCGCCCATTGTGAACTCGATGATCCAGTACCCGGGGCTGGTGAAATCCCAGTCGGAATGGGAGGCGCGGCAGGCGCCCAACGTCCAGGAAGACATCTTCTTCGGCATGCAGATCCAGGAACCGGCCAAGTTTGCTTCATTGTCCAAGCCGTTTGACGATCTGGCCAAGGACATCGTCCGCGGACGCAAGAGCATGAAGGACCTCGACAGTGAGCTCGCGTCCTGGCGCAGCAAGGGCGGCGATGAGCTCCGCGACTTCTACGCCGGATTCCTGGCCTAG
- a CDS encoding carbohydrate ABC transporter permease, whose protein sequence is MSIFSSNNSLTARSSLLRRQPGSGPQRPSWDEEPGAATKAGTAVVLAVVVLAVLGPLYTIVLTSFSSQATITQAGGLVLVPGEMSLSAYQQILSGGVVTRAVLVSIGVTATGTALSMVVSVLCAYGLSRPGSFAHTPILFTLLVTMFFSAGIIPAYLLVSGLGLINTYWALILPSCISVFNIIILRGFFMGMDRGILDSARIDGASEWRTLTQIVLPMSKAVTAVIALFYGVGYWNAFFNAVLYINDSSMNPLQVVLRSYVLQGVSVAGQVDVGSGAAAGPALQMAVIVLAMVPILIVYPFVQKHFTKGVMIGAVKG, encoded by the coding sequence ATGAGCATATTTTCCAGCAATAACTCCCTGACTGCCCGTTCATCCCTGCTGCGCAGGCAGCCTGGCAGCGGGCCCCAACGGCCAAGCTGGGACGAAGAGCCCGGAGCCGCCACCAAAGCCGGAACGGCGGTGGTACTCGCAGTGGTTGTGCTGGCAGTCCTCGGGCCGCTGTACACCATCGTGCTGACCAGCTTTTCCTCGCAGGCCACCATCACCCAGGCCGGCGGCCTGGTCCTGGTCCCCGGTGAAATGTCACTTTCGGCCTACCAGCAGATCCTCAGCGGCGGCGTGGTCACCCGCGCGGTGCTGGTGAGCATCGGCGTCACGGCCACAGGCACGGCACTGAGCATGGTGGTGTCCGTCCTTTGCGCCTACGGACTCTCCCGGCCCGGGTCGTTCGCCCATACCCCGATCCTGTTTACTCTGCTGGTCACCATGTTCTTCAGCGCCGGTATTATCCCGGCCTACCTGCTGGTTTCGGGGCTTGGATTGATCAACACGTATTGGGCGTTGATCCTCCCCAGTTGCATCTCCGTCTTCAACATCATCATCCTGCGGGGCTTCTTCATGGGGATGGACCGGGGGATCCTGGACAGTGCACGGATTGATGGCGCCAGCGAATGGCGCACCCTGACCCAGATCGTGCTGCCGATGTCGAAAGCAGTTACCGCCGTTATCGCGTTGTTCTACGGCGTGGGTTATTGGAATGCGTTCTTCAATGCGGTCCTCTACATCAATGACAGCTCAATGAATCCGCTGCAGGTAGTGCTCCGCTCCTATGTCCTTCAGGGCGTCTCCGTGGCGGGCCAGGTGGATGTGGGCTCGGGTGCCGCAGCTGGTCCTGCCCTGCAGATGGCAGTCATCGTCCTGGCAATGGTGCCCATCCTGATCGTGTATCCCTTTGTGCAGAAGCACTTTACCAAGGGCGTCATGATTGGAGCCGTCAAGGGATGA
- a CDS encoding ABC transporter permease yields the protein MSTGTEHQAAPPSAHAVRRMAAPKAAAGRGGNGTDQAAALARPKANLKLRFARDRSLVFMVLPAVVLLGIFAYVPMLGNVVAFQDYSPYIGIPDSPWVGLENFARVFADGDFWLAVKNTLTITAFQLLFFFPIPIALALLLNSLVNPGLRAVIQSVVYLPHFFSWVLVVSVFQQIFGGAGLLNQALRANGWQPVDIMTNPDTFLFLLTSQAVWKDAGWGIIVFLAALSAIDPAQYEAAAVDGAGRWKRMWHVTLPGLRSVIVLLLILRLGDSLTVGFEQMILQRDAVGAQASEVLDTFVYFTGVQNGDWSYAAAAGLVKGVVSLALILAANKIAHVFGESGVYSK from the coding sequence GTGAGTACCGGAACAGAGCACCAGGCAGCCCCTCCGAGCGCCCATGCCGTCCGCAGAATGGCGGCCCCGAAGGCTGCGGCAGGGCGCGGCGGGAACGGAACGGACCAGGCCGCCGCCCTGGCCCGTCCAAAAGCAAACCTGAAGCTGCGGTTCGCCAGGGACCGGTCGCTGGTATTCATGGTCCTGCCGGCCGTGGTCCTCCTGGGAATTTTCGCCTACGTACCCATGCTGGGCAACGTGGTGGCTTTCCAGGACTACTCCCCCTACATAGGGATTCCTGACAGCCCCTGGGTGGGGTTGGAGAATTTTGCCCGGGTGTTCGCCGACGGGGACTTCTGGCTTGCCGTCAAGAACACGCTCACCATCACGGCCTTCCAGCTCCTGTTCTTCTTTCCAATTCCCATAGCCCTGGCCCTGTTGCTCAACTCGCTGGTCAACCCGGGCCTGCGTGCCGTCATCCAGTCAGTGGTGTACCTGCCGCATTTCTTTTCATGGGTGCTGGTGGTCTCAGTCTTCCAGCAGATCTTTGGCGGGGCCGGTCTCCTCAACCAGGCCCTGCGGGCAAACGGGTGGCAGCCCGTGGACATCATGACCAACCCGGATACCTTCCTGTTCCTGCTGACGTCCCAAGCGGTGTGGAAAGACGCAGGATGGGGAATCATCGTATTCCTCGCCGCCCTCAGCGCCATCGATCCCGCCCAATACGAGGCGGCAGCGGTAGACGGGGCAGGCAGATGGAAACGTATGTGGCACGTGACCCTTCCGGGACTCCGCAGCGTCATCGTGCTGCTGCTGATTCTGCGGCTGGGGGATTCGCTCACCGTGGGATTCGAACAGATGATCCTCCAGCGGGACGCAGTGGGAGCGCAGGCTTCCGAAGTGCTGGACACCTTTGTCTACTTCACCGGCGTGCAAAACGGCGACTGGAGCTACGCCGCCGCCGCCGGACTTGTGAAGGGTGTGGTGAGCCTGGCCTTGATCCTGGCAGCCAACAAGATAGCCCATGTCTTCGGTGAGAGCGGTGTCTACTCCAAATGA
- a CDS encoding glycoside hydrolase family 3 C-terminal domain-containing protein, which translates to MHSQPATAIPAPPQAPDPAPVLLRSLTLEQKIAMLHQHAPAVPELGLAPFHTGAEAAHGVAWLGPATVFPQPVGMAATWDPGLIEKLGGATGRELRAKKADDPAVGLNAWAPVVNPLRHPLWGRNEEGFSEDPHLTAELAGAYCRGLKGKHPSVWLTVPTLKHFLGYNNERDRNVTSSNLSPRVLHEYELPAYRSPIEEGVAGAVMLSYNLINGRPAHVSDLVQSQLRQWRNGDSITVVTDAGAPSALFRAEKYFSDGPSAYAAALQAGVDNFTDDGEDSKPSVGYLTEAFRQGLITEADVDRAVFRLLSLRARTGEFAGQENPYSAIGPEAIGAREHVALAREAAAKSVVLLRNEAALGESEPLLPLHPVSGSVAVIGTLGSRVLSDWYSGTLQDPVSIAEAFTHGTGDEGSGTLVEDGVDVVAFRCVRTDGYLGADGGEVLTATAPEVGRQEAFAVKDWGGGELTLQSPESVKFVTHTGDGYLRATADRIGGWVVQETFRLDYAQDGTAALQHVGSGRWVRIEAGTGSAGLVPDSGSADRFLLRTLKSGHEAARRAAEKAATAVVVVGNDPHLGGRETLDRLTLDLPLADQELVRVVREANPRTVLVIVSSYPYALGALADTPAIAWTSHGGQELGNGVAEVLTGAAEPYGRLPQTWFARTEDLPDILDYDIITSRATYLYSEAEPLYPLGHGLSYAQVQYESMTVAAPSVPGDKARGSVGVNVSLRNAGTRPAAELVQVYATAPNHRHGFPRRRLVAHTRIDVPAPGTAVATVQVPLERLATFSVVEERMVVEPGTYQLLVGASAENLPLHAELEVPGHQGPVRATGCWFSSQNYDSCGNLALVPETPLAGTAISPADTSRPAWATYSGWDRPADEPCNEVLLDVVGTRTGGQGAGTARIQVTGPGDTWTTAGRASCSPGFTGELVIPLDPHLTAGMEVFRLVLEGPLVVSRVERR; encoded by the coding sequence GTGCACAGCCAACCCGCCACCGCCATTCCCGCCCCGCCACAGGCCCCGGACCCAGCGCCTGTGCTGCTCCGCTCCCTCACCCTTGAACAGAAGATCGCGATGCTCCACCAGCATGCTCCCGCGGTTCCTGAACTGGGCCTGGCCCCTTTCCACACCGGCGCGGAGGCGGCACACGGGGTGGCCTGGCTGGGTCCGGCCACCGTATTCCCGCAACCCGTTGGGATGGCTGCCACCTGGGATCCGGGCCTGATCGAAAAACTGGGTGGGGCCACGGGGCGCGAGCTGCGGGCAAAGAAAGCTGATGATCCCGCAGTCGGGCTTAACGCCTGGGCCCCGGTGGTCAACCCGCTGCGCCACCCGCTGTGGGGGCGGAACGAGGAAGGGTTTTCCGAGGACCCGCACCTCACCGCAGAACTGGCCGGCGCCTACTGCCGGGGCCTGAAAGGAAAACACCCTTCGGTCTGGCTCACCGTACCCACGCTCAAGCACTTCCTGGGCTACAACAATGAGCGCGACCGGAACGTGACCTCCAGCAACCTCAGTCCCCGGGTTCTGCACGAGTACGAGCTGCCCGCCTACCGCTCCCCCATCGAGGAAGGCGTGGCGGGCGCCGTCATGCTCTCCTACAACCTGATCAACGGCCGGCCTGCCCACGTCTCCGACCTCGTCCAGTCCCAGCTCCGGCAGTGGCGCAACGGAGACTCCATTACCGTCGTCACCGATGCCGGCGCCCCCAGCGCCCTCTTCCGTGCCGAGAAGTATTTCTCCGACGGCCCGTCCGCCTATGCGGCTGCCTTGCAAGCCGGAGTGGACAACTTCACCGACGACGGCGAGGACTCCAAACCGTCCGTCGGTTACCTCACGGAAGCGTTCCGGCAGGGTCTGATCACCGAGGCGGACGTGGACCGTGCGGTTTTCCGACTGCTGTCCCTGAGGGCGAGGACCGGGGAGTTCGCAGGGCAGGAGAACCCGTACTCGGCCATAGGACCCGAGGCCATTGGAGCCCGGGAGCACGTGGCACTGGCCCGGGAGGCAGCCGCCAAGTCCGTAGTGCTCCTCCGCAACGAAGCAGCGCTGGGAGAATCGGAGCCGCTTCTTCCCCTGCATCCCGTCTCCGGGTCCGTTGCCGTGATCGGCACACTGGGTTCCCGGGTGCTGAGCGACTGGTACAGCGGAACATTGCAGGACCCCGTCAGCATCGCGGAAGCGTTCACCCATGGAACGGGGGACGAAGGCAGCGGCACCCTGGTTGAAGATGGCGTAGACGTTGTGGCATTCAGGTGCGTGCGCACGGACGGGTATCTCGGCGCGGACGGCGGGGAGGTCCTGACGGCCACGGCCCCGGAAGTAGGCAGGCAGGAAGCGTTCGCCGTAAAGGACTGGGGCGGTGGAGAACTGACCCTCCAATCGCCGGAGAGCGTGAAGTTTGTCACCCATACAGGGGACGGATACCTGCGTGCCACGGCGGACCGGATTGGCGGATGGGTGGTGCAGGAAACCTTCCGGCTGGACTATGCGCAGGACGGCACTGCGGCCCTGCAGCACGTGGGCAGTGGACGCTGGGTGCGCATCGAAGCCGGAACCGGCAGTGCCGGGCTTGTCCCGGATTCCGGCAGCGCTGACCGGTTCTTGCTGCGGACACTTAAGTCAGGCCACGAGGCGGCGCGCCGGGCCGCCGAAAAGGCCGCTACCGCCGTCGTGGTTGTAGGCAACGACCCCCATCTGGGCGGCCGCGAAACGCTTGACCGCCTTACGCTGGATCTTCCCCTCGCCGACCAGGAACTGGTGCGCGTCGTACGCGAGGCCAACCCCCGGACCGTGCTGGTGATTGTTTCCTCCTACCCGTATGCGCTGGGAGCTCTGGCCGACACCCCTGCCATTGCGTGGACCTCGCATGGCGGCCAGGAGCTGGGCAACGGCGTGGCGGAGGTCCTGACGGGGGCCGCCGAACCCTACGGCCGGCTGCCGCAAACCTGGTTCGCACGCACTGAGGACCTGCCGGACATCCTTGACTACGACATCATCACGTCCCGGGCCACCTACTTGTACAGCGAGGCGGAACCCCTCTATCCCCTGGGACACGGCCTCTCCTACGCGCAGGTGCAGTACGAGTCGATGACGGTGGCGGCACCTTCAGTCCCGGGAGACAAGGCACGGGGCAGCGTGGGGGTGAACGTTTCCCTCCGTAATGCCGGCACCCGTCCCGCAGCCGAGCTGGTGCAGGTATACGCCACCGCGCCGAACCACCGACACGGTTTCCCCCGGCGCCGGCTGGTGGCGCACACCAGAATCGATGTGCCGGCACCCGGAACGGCCGTCGCCACTGTGCAGGTACCCCTGGAGCGCTTGGCCACCTTCAGCGTGGTGGAGGAACGTATGGTTGTGGAACCGGGTACGTACCAGCTCCTGGTGGGTGCCTCGGCAGAGAACCTGCCGCTGCATGCGGAACTCGAAGTGCCGGGACATCAGGGACCGGTGCGGGCAACGGGCTGCTGGTTCAGCTCACAGAACTACGATTCCTGCGGCAACCTTGCCCTCGTCCCTGAAACCCCGCTCGCCGGGACTGCCATCAGTCCAGCCGACACTTCGCGGCCGGCGTGGGCAACGTACTCCGGGTGGGACAGGCCGGCTGATGAACCGTGCAACGAGGTTCTGTTGGACGTGGTGGGCACCCGCACCGGTGGGCAGGGAGCCGGAACCGCCCGCATTCAGGTAACCGGGCCGGGCGACACTTGGACCACAGCGGGCCGCGCCTCCTGCAGCCCTGGCTTCACGGGGGAGCTGGTGATTCCGCTGGACCCCCACCTCACCGCCGGAATGGAGGTGTTCCGGCTGGTTCTCGAGGGTCCACTGGTGGTCAGCCGCGTCGAACGCCGGTAA
- a CDS encoding beta-galactosidase: MLLPSRGLDTITSRSGLLFGADYNPEQWPEDTWADDINLMHKAGINLVTLGVFSWARLQPSEGSWDFGWLDRIFALLAEADIRICLATPTASPPPWLGHRYPDTLPTDPAGTTLWYGSRNQFSPSSAVYRRAALQVTAALAERYGKHPSLVLWHVGNELGQISYDDETADAFRTWLLRRYGSLTKLNRAWGTTFWSQGYGSWEEILPPRTAPYLHNPTQVLDFKRFTSDALLRLYTAERDVIRKYSPDVPVTTNLMGFFRGADYFGFAGETDLVGNNWYTDPAQPQTWELGALTHDLCRGLSGGRPWLLMESAVSAVNWRAHNAAKEPGALRTDSLSAVARGADGICFFQFRQSAFGAERFHSAVVPLAGEDTRTFREVADLGGELQALRSLAGTTAQSAVAILFDWESWWAAESPDCPTERIGVMDQLLAYYRPLLRRGLSVEVVHPGSPLARFDLVLVPSLFLLREEHAAQLESWVHAGGTAVVGPFTAVADADGHLRQGRFPSVLADMLGVTGEEWRPVADAVGIDFRDSEGNLEAGLPEGVNAAAWSEDLCLHGPKARARATFTSGALAGQPAVVRNGFGAGTAWYVGADLPPAALQHIVGAAVRDAGLIPPVPDLLPADVELAIRGEWHFLLNHSNESHAVRLRHQSVDLLTGQAHGPDLVLEPHGALILKATPDTTNGTDTP; this comes from the coding sequence ATGCTTCTTCCCAGCCGCGGCCTTGACACCATAACCAGCCGGTCAGGCTTGCTTTTCGGCGCCGACTACAACCCGGAGCAATGGCCCGAGGATACCTGGGCCGATGACATCAACCTCATGCACAAGGCGGGCATCAACCTGGTTACCCTGGGCGTGTTCAGCTGGGCCAGGCTGCAGCCGTCTGAAGGCAGCTGGGACTTCGGGTGGCTGGACCGTATTTTCGCCCTGTTGGCCGAAGCCGACATCAGGATCTGCCTCGCCACCCCCACTGCCTCGCCGCCGCCCTGGCTGGGGCACCGCTACCCGGACACGCTGCCCACCGATCCTGCCGGTACTACGCTTTGGTACGGCTCGCGCAACCAGTTCTCGCCGTCGTCGGCCGTCTACCGGCGCGCGGCGCTGCAGGTGACCGCGGCGCTGGCCGAACGCTACGGCAAGCATCCCTCACTGGTCCTTTGGCATGTGGGCAATGAACTGGGACAGATCAGTTACGACGACGAGACGGCAGACGCCTTCAGGACATGGCTGCTGCGCCGGTACGGTTCGCTCACCAAGTTGAACAGGGCCTGGGGGACCACCTTCTGGAGCCAGGGGTACGGCAGCTGGGAGGAGATCCTCCCGCCGCGGACGGCCCCGTACCTTCATAACCCCACGCAGGTCCTGGACTTCAAGAGGTTTACCTCCGATGCGCTGCTCCGGCTGTACACCGCCGAACGAGACGTCATCCGCAAGTACTCTCCGGACGTGCCTGTGACCACCAACCTGATGGGGTTCTTCCGTGGCGCCGACTACTTCGGTTTTGCCGGCGAGACGGACCTCGTGGGCAACAACTGGTACACGGACCCGGCGCAGCCACAGACGTGGGAGCTAGGCGCGCTGACGCACGACCTGTGCCGCGGCCTCTCCGGCGGCCGTCCGTGGCTCCTGATGGAGTCGGCGGTCTCAGCCGTGAACTGGCGGGCGCACAACGCGGCGAAGGAACCCGGTGCCCTGCGTACGGATTCCCTTTCCGCCGTGGCCCGCGGCGCGGACGGCATCTGTTTCTTCCAGTTCCGCCAGTCAGCCTTCGGTGCCGAGCGCTTCCATTCCGCGGTTGTGCCCCTTGCCGGGGAAGACACCCGGACGTTCCGGGAGGTCGCCGACCTGGGCGGGGAGTTGCAGGCGCTGCGGTCCCTCGCCGGGACCACCGCGCAGTCGGCGGTCGCCATCCTGTTCGACTGGGAAAGCTGGTGGGCGGCTGAGTCACCGGACTGCCCCACTGAACGGATTGGGGTGATGGACCAGCTGCTGGCGTATTACCGGCCCCTCCTGCGACGGGGACTGTCCGTCGAGGTGGTGCACCCGGGCAGTCCGCTCGCCAGGTTCGACCTGGTCCTGGTTCCCAGCCTTTTCCTGCTGCGGGAAGAACACGCCGCACAGCTGGAGTCATGGGTGCATGCGGGAGGAACTGCCGTCGTAGGGCCCTTCACCGCTGTGGCGGACGCGGACGGCCACCTCCGGCAGGGCCGCTTCCCCTCCGTGCTGGCGGACATGCTGGGAGTGACCGGCGAGGAGTGGCGGCCCGTTGCTGACGCCGTCGGAATCGACTTCCGGGATTCTGAAGGAAACCTGGAAGCGGGCCTGCCGGAAGGGGTGAACGCGGCCGCCTGGTCGGAAGACCTGTGCCTCCACGGCCCGAAGGCCCGTGCCAGGGCGACCTTCACATCCGGTGCGCTCGCAGGGCAGCCCGCCGTGGTGCGCAACGGCTTTGGAGCCGGCACCGCCTGGTATGTGGGCGCCGACCTGCCGCCGGCCGCCCTGCAGCACATAGTGGGCGCCGCCGTCCGCGACGCAGGGCTCATCCCGCCGGTACCGGACCTGCTGCCGGCCGACGTCGAACTGGCCATTCGCGGTGAGTGGCATTTCCTGCTGAACCACAGCAACGAATCACACGCAGTGCGCCTGCGCCACCAGTCCGTGGACCTTCTGACGGGCCAGGCACACGGACCGGACCTGGTGCTGGAACCCCACGGCGCCCTCATCCTCAAAGCAACCCCTGACACGACGAACGGAACGGACACCCCATGA
- a CDS encoding LacI family DNA-binding transcriptional regulator has product MSNRKASTAATISDVAREAGVSTSTVSYVMSGNRPISKETREIVEAAMRRLKYSPRSSARALASSRSSVLGLVVPLRADVNVGVVMQFVTAVVTTARRFNQDVLLLTQDDSGSIERVTSQSMVDGLVMMDIEARDPRIPLLAKLDKPAVLIGMPDDPRGLSCVDFDFAGASRTAVRHLAELGHKGIAFIGSPPASLRRHATYADRALRGFEDACGTLGISHVSVACEADPEDLAKALDRVFGGTEPITALLVHNEGLLPILRENLEAHGRFVPQDVSVVVIAPSDVARAAFRPWTAVSIPALDIGRAAVEMVMDRLSLARPAEQRLIAPILTEGATTAAVG; this is encoded by the coding sequence ATGAGCAATCGAAAGGCTTCAACGGCTGCCACCATCAGCGACGTGGCCCGGGAGGCCGGAGTTTCGACAAGCACGGTTTCCTACGTGATGAGCGGGAACCGACCTATATCGAAAGAAACCCGCGAAATCGTCGAAGCAGCCATGCGCCGGCTGAAGTACAGCCCCCGGTCCAGCGCGCGTGCCCTGGCTTCCAGCCGCTCCAGCGTGCTGGGCCTGGTGGTGCCGCTGCGTGCGGACGTGAACGTGGGCGTGGTCATGCAGTTTGTCACCGCCGTGGTCACCACCGCCCGCCGGTTCAATCAGGACGTATTGCTGTTGACGCAGGACGATTCCGGAAGCATCGAGCGCGTAACTTCCCAGTCCATGGTTGACGGTCTTGTCATGATGGATATCGAGGCCCGGGATCCGCGCATCCCCCTGCTGGCCAAGTTGGACAAGCCTGCCGTCCTCATCGGGATGCCGGACGACCCCCGCGGCCTTAGCTGCGTCGACTTCGATTTCGCCGGCGCGTCCCGGACCGCCGTCAGGCACCTTGCCGAACTGGGCCACAAGGGCATCGCCTTTATCGGTTCCCCTCCCGCCTCGCTTCGGCGTCACGCCACCTACGCCGACCGGGCCCTGAGGGGTTTTGAGGACGCCTGCGGCACCCTGGGCATCAGCCATGTCTCGGTGGCCTGCGAAGCCGACCCGGAAGATCTGGCCAAAGCCCTTGACCGGGTCTTCGGAGGCACGGAGCCCATCACGGCTCTCCTGGTGCACAACGAAGGGTTGCTTCCCATCCTCCGGGAGAACCTCGAGGCGCACGGCCGTTTTGTGCCGCAGGATGTCTCGGTGGTGGTCATTGCCCCCTCTGATGTTGCCAGGGCCGCCTTCCGTCCATGGACTGCCGTTTCCATTCCCGCCCTGGACATAGGCCGGGCTGCGGTGGAGATGGTGATGGACCGGTTGAGCCTGGCCAGGCCCGCGGAACAGCGGCTGATTGCGCCGATCCTGACGGAAGGTGCCACCACCGCTGCCGTTGGCTGA